A DNA window from Linepithema humile isolate Giens D197 chromosome 6, Lhum_UNIL_v1.0, whole genome shotgun sequence contains the following coding sequences:
- the LOC105671232 gene encoding spermatogenesis-associated protein 6, with translation MKMSSDMTGRAFCVKVQLHVHAVTCPGVWLCPNGKVALRIDTLDRREESRQVSPIFPLLFHDRFTFSKVFSRTVSLAELQRTLEQELLYAELIQWVTPGDRGIIMATFETNLADLLYPTSYFKGLLAGVDVDLLMEPTKCFPGIIAPKIEVSTKTVVEEVLGSYDTSMSKCYVVNPKMINSKQTTCGQRKRLVKGIIRQRRVCHTRNKPRSQSCRPYCQRSCSVDDYHQCSSCTTSNQTGSQIHQCYHSRRRDSTRAPRPSFSKLAATCDDIHVTDNCPVCLKYNCYFSKCYDDSDIAGRFVDTKQRYRRNFSDTREYCCVCRPNGVSDMREEPTRLESKVRNLRKAREKLCAAETAADDVEECNPSCKFTRDHSSHGFYKNLEKFYKRMYKQAKIRAQEE, from the exons ATGAAAATGTCATCAGACATGACGGGCCGGGCTTTCTGCGTTAAAGTACAGCTGCACGTACACGCG GTAACGTGTCCCGGCGTGTGGCTGTGCCCGAACGGCAAAGTGGCTCTGCGAATCGACACCCTCGACCGCCGCGAGGAATCTCGCCAAGTAAGCCCGATCTTTCCGCTCTTGTTCCACGACAGATTCACCTTCAGCAAGGTGTTCAGTCGGACGGTCTCCTTAGCGGAGCTGCAGCGCACCTTGGAGCAGGAGCTCTTGTACGCGGAGCTCATACAGTGGGTGACGCCGGGTGACCGAGGTATCATTATGGCCACATTCGAGACGAATTTGGCGGATCTGCTGTACCCCACGTCGTACTTCAAAGGTTTGCTAGCCGGAGTGGACGTGGATTTATTGATGGAGCCGACCAAGTGCTTTCCT GGTATAATAGCACCGAAAATCGAGGTTTCCACCAAAACGGTAGTCGAGGAGGTGTTGGGCTCCTATGACACAAGTATGAGCAAATGTTATGTCGTCAATCCAAAAATGATTAACTCTAAG CAAACGACGTGCGGACAAAGGAAAAGGCTGGTGAAAGGCATTATAAGGCAACGAAGAGTGTGTCACACAAGAAACAAGCCGAGATCTCAAAGCTGCCGACC ATATTGTCAGAGATCATGTAGCGTGGACGATTATCATCAATGTTCTTCGTGCACCACGAGTAATCAGACGGGATCGCAGATTCACCAATGTTACCACTCGAGGAGAAGAGATTCCACACGCGCTCCTCGACCGAGTTTTTCGAAACTAGCCGCCACATGTGATGATATCCATGTTACGGACAATTGTCCAGTTTGTTTGAAGtacaattgttatttttccAAGTGTTACGACGACTCGGACATAGCCGGGAGATTCGTTGACACTAAGCAGAGATATCGCAGAAATTTCTCCGACACTAGAGAGTACTGTTGTGTTTGTAGACCGAACGGCGTGTCAGACATGCGAGAAGAACCGACGAG ATTGGAATCCAAAGTCAGAAATCTTCGCAAAGCTAGAGAAAAATTGTGTGCTGCTGAAACTGCAGCGGACGA CGTTGAGGAGTGCAATCCGAGCTGTAAATTCACTCGAGATCATTCAAGCCACGGGTTTTACAAGaatctagaaaaattttacaaaaggaTGTATAAGCAAGCGAAGATACGAGCGCAGGAAGAGTGA
- the LOC137000602 gene encoding uncharacterized protein — translation MASNLLTNPIKLRFYLERYEKEKKLVSVRETFVPTTRTKALTGKFYAKHDVLSLSDVREDDINLIKRRTEMTPKEVYSFRPPAVNMEYGWFIAPLIPVTKDPRLRFSRKYCDFIVNEVTRRKLRGGLSEKKFTGVPFKT, via the exons ATGGCATCTAATCTGCTGACGAATCCCATAAAACTACGCTTCTACTTGGAAAGATACGAGAAGGAGAAGAAGCTAGTGAGCGTGCGAGAAACATTCGTGCCTACCACGCGAACGAAAGCGCTGACCGGCAAATTCTACGCGAAACATGACGTTCTATCTTTGTCGGACGTTAGAGAGGacgatattaatttgataaaacgaCGGACGGAGATGACGCCTAAAGAAGTGTATTCGTTTCGACCGCCGGCGGTGAATATGGA ATATGGCTGGTTCATCGCGCCGCTAATACCCGTCACGAAGGACCCGAGGCTGCGCTTCTCCAGAAAATACTGCGATTTCATCGTGAACGAAGTGACGCGCCGAAAATTGCGAGGAGGCCTATCGGAGAAAAAATTCACCGGCGTGCcgtttaaaacataa